A window from bacterium encodes these proteins:
- a CDS encoding ISNCY family transposase — MAGKDNIIMSQKELKRVKIIHEVMKKHLTQKEAAGKIEISDRQIRRLVQRVKEEGEKGLIHKSRGRESNREFSREWRGKILDKCREKYVGFGPTLCMEKLSERDEIKISDETLRKWFVKEGIEYKGRRKGRKHRQWRERKEYFGEMIQMDGSHHDWLEGRGPKMVLMAFIDDAKGEIFCRFYEYEGTIPAMDLMKRYIKRYGIPRSVYLDRHSTYKSTGKLSIEDELAGKQALLSQYERALKGLEIKVIHANSPQAKGRVERLFNTLQDRLIKEMRLENISSMEEANEFLRKYMPKFNKKFSVEAEKETDLHRNIPKGFNLDDILCVKTERAVRNDFTVNHDKKFYQILDCIPARKVTVNERVDGSVSITSKGKRLRYKEIFPVKKEAVKVKQRVKPEKKIVQQLKMPVDYSWRRTINAMFEKEKKAA; from the coding sequence ATGGCAGGAAAGGACAATATCATAATGAGCCAAAAAGAGTTAAAACGGGTCAAGATAATACATGAGGTAATGAAAAAACATCTAACCCAAAAAGAAGCGGCAGGAAAGATAGAAATAAGCGATCGTCAGATAAGAAGATTAGTGCAAAGGGTAAAAGAAGAAGGGGAAAAAGGTTTAATACATAAATCACGGGGCAGAGAGTCAAACAGGGAATTTTCGAGGGAATGGAGAGGAAAGATACTTGATAAATGCAGAGAAAAATATGTTGGTTTTGGGCCGACGTTATGCATGGAAAAACTAAGTGAAAGAGATGAAATAAAAATAAGCGATGAAACCCTTAGAAAATGGTTTGTAAAAGAAGGTATAGAATACAAAGGGCGTCGAAAAGGCAGGAAACACAGGCAATGGAGGGAACGGAAAGAATATTTTGGGGAGATGATACAGATGGATGGATCTCATCATGATTGGCTTGAAGGCAGAGGGCCAAAGATGGTATTGATGGCCTTTATAGACGACGCAAAGGGAGAAATATTTTGCAGATTTTATGAATACGAAGGAACGATACCAGCGATGGACTTAATGAAAAGATATATAAAGCGGTACGGGATTCCCCGCAGCGTTTATTTAGACAGGCATTCAACGTATAAATCGACCGGGAAATTAAGCATAGAAGATGAATTGGCGGGTAAACAGGCGCTGTTAAGCCAGTATGAACGGGCATTGAAGGGACTCGAGATAAAAGTGATACACGCAAACAGCCCGCAGGCAAAAGGAAGAGTGGAAAGGTTATTTAATACCCTGCAGGATCGGTTGATAAAAGAAATGCGACTGGAAAATATAAGTTCAATGGAAGAAGCGAACGAATTCTTAAGAAAATATATGCCTAAATTCAACAAAAAATTCTCGGTAGAAGCTGAAAAAGAGACAGATTTACATCGTAATATACCCAAAGGTTTCAATTTAGACGATATTCTTTGCGTAAAAACAGAAAGAGCAGTCAGGAATGACTTCACAGTAAATCACGACAAAAAATTCTATCAGATACTGGATTGTATCCCTGCCAGAAAAGTCACGGTAAATGAGCGCGTGGACGGTTCAGTTTCGATAACAAGTAAAGGGAAAAGACTGAGATACAAAGAGATTTTTCCTGTAAAAAAAGAAGCGGTAAAAGTCAAACAACGGGTAAAGCCTGAAAAGAAAATTGTCCAGCAGCTTAAAATGCCGGTTGATTATTCATGGCGGCGAACAATAAATGCGATGTTTGAGAAAGAAAAGAAAGCCGCTTGA
- a CDS encoding O-antigen polymerase — protein MYGFEYKLLAIVFSVMMLVQAFVIRLAVGTYIIPAAIFSLAWFVYTFFPLVILFNVPINPFSILYIFLCTLAFSLSALPFNWSNAFKANETKKSVCEPQLDSKFIRCCLYISIVLSIVFSTYSMVLNGYDLKSIFFDPIATSGRFAAMRGTKGLEYGIIGTLSVFFTYIAPVLGGFVSYSQKTRSWKMVFLALSLTPALYIMVTQSSKLVLFVASSLYLASILLMKIYAGKTNLFKISYMPKSIGIIFLLLPLVLISFISREGYFDSGNLSRTIGLLRFAITSYTLGEIYAFSDFFSFYVGMESVSTFLDDFNSFGYYTFASIFNTFGITRVFSPGIYMETGHFDNVFETNIFTIFRGLIYDFGGLGSFIFIFCFGLVVHAFFYRLLSRQNSRLASVVFITSIVFIVTSYLFSVFLARYMFLNGLGLYIILLVNSKLTKNSETYN, from the coding sequence ATGTATGGATTTGAGTATAAACTGTTGGCTATAGTATTCAGCGTAATGATGCTTGTGCAGGCATTTGTTATAAGGCTTGCTGTTGGTACGTACATTATCCCTGCCGCTATATTTTCACTTGCATGGTTCGTATATACATTTTTCCCATTAGTTATATTATTTAATGTACCTATTAATCCATTTTCTATTTTATATATATTTCTCTGCACGTTGGCATTTTCGCTGAGCGCATTACCATTCAATTGGTCGAACGCATTCAAGGCGAATGAAACTAAAAAATCTGTATGTGAACCTCAACTGGACAGTAAATTTATTCGCTGCTGTTTATATATTTCTATTGTGTTATCGATTGTGTTTTCAACTTACAGTATGGTTCTGAACGGGTATGACCTTAAATCAATATTTTTTGATCCCATCGCTACGAGTGGTCGCTTCGCTGCGATGCGTGGAACTAAGGGTTTAGAGTATGGAATCATAGGTACTTTAAGTGTGTTTTTTACCTATATAGCACCAGTCCTTGGTGGTTTTGTTTCTTATTCTCAAAAAACACGCTCATGGAAAATGGTTTTTCTTGCTCTTTCATTGACTCCGGCTTTGTACATCATGGTTACACAATCATCAAAACTTGTTTTGTTTGTTGCCAGCTCATTATATTTGGCATCAATTCTTTTAATGAAAATATATGCTGGCAAGACTAATTTGTTTAAAATTTCCTATATGCCGAAAAGTATCGGTATTATATTTTTATTACTCCCGCTTGTATTGATATCATTTATTTCTCGAGAGGGGTATTTTGATTCCGGTAATTTGAGTAGAACCATTGGTCTGTTAAGATTTGCGATAACTTCATACACGCTCGGGGAAATATATGCTTTTTCAGATTTCTTTTCGTTTTATGTTGGGATGGAATCGGTTTCTACTTTTTTGGACGATTTCAACTCGTTTGGATATTACACATTTGCGTCTATCTTTAACACGTTTGGAATTACCAGGGTCTTCTCGCCCGGAATATATATGGAAACGGGCCACTTTGATAATGTATTTGAAACGAATATTTTTACAATTTTTCGCGGCTTAATATATGATTTCGGAGGGCTTGGGTCTTTTATATTTATCTTTTGTTTTGGACTGGTAGTGCATGCATTTTTCTATAGACTTCTTTCACGACAAAACTCACGGCTTGCGTCTGTTGTATTCATTACATCAATAGTTTTTATAGTAACGTCATATCTCTTTAGCGTATTTTTGGCGAGATACATGTTTCTAAATGGACTTGGATTATACATTATACTTCTTGTAAATAGTAAGCTTACCAAAAACTCAGAAACTTATAATTAG
- a CDS encoding helix-turn-helix transcriptional regulator: MKTLLLDDVIKEKIKDEEFRIYYEDELIKNRIAKAVMKIRQKEGITQKELAQKARTSQPVIARLEKGTDTRVPSLKLLHKIAHALGKEVVISFKAA; this comes from the coding sequence ATGAAAACGCTTTTATTGGATGACGTAATTAAAGAAAAAATAAAAGATGAAGAATTCAGAATTTATTACGAAGACGAATTGATAAAAAATAGAATCGCAAAAGCTGTTATGAAAATCAGGCAGAAAGAGGGTATAACCCAAAAAGAACTTGCCCAAAAAGCCAGGACCAGCCAGCCGGTAATTGCCAGATTAGAAAAAGGCACGGATACAAGGGTGCCTTCGTTGAAATTATTGCATAAAATCGCGCATGCTTTAGGGAAAGAAGTGGTTATTAGTTTTAAGGCGGCGTAA
- a CDS encoding type II toxin-antitoxin system RelE/ParE family toxin encodes MKIKFFLSANGKSPVLEFINSLEKTDQAKILGCLENIQELGLESPRVQFRQIDGKLWEIKIRSIGGGYRIFYVTIKKNIMVLLHSYKKQSQKAPDKEIKVAAKRLMEVLKNENAFIG; translated from the coding sequence ATGAAAATAAAATTTTTCTTAAGTGCAAATGGGAAATCTCCTGTTTTAGAATTTATTAATAGTTTAGAAAAAACTGATCAGGCAAAAATATTAGGGTGTTTGGAAAATATACAGGAATTGGGACTTGAATCTCCGAGAGTTCAATTCCGACAAATAGATGGTAAACTTTGGGAAATAAAAATAAGAAGTATTGGCGGAGGATATAGAATATTTTATGTAACAATTAAAAAGAATATAATGGTTTTGCTGCATTCTTACAAAAAACAATCGCAAAAGGCGCCGGATAAAGAAATAAAAGTAGCGGCAAAACGCTTAATGGAGGTATTAAAAAATGAAAACGCTTTTATTGGATGA